A genomic region of Candidatus Stoquefichus sp. SB1 contains the following coding sequences:
- a CDS encoding LysR family transcriptional regulator, whose amino-acid sequence MELRVLRYFLAVVYEENISRAAETLHITQPTLSRQLMQLEDELGTQLFVRGKSKISLTNEGMLLKRRAQEIIDLTDKTEQEFLQPSERIAGIIDIGGGETYTMRYMAECMKAFHEMYPQVSYHLFSGNADDVKEKLDNGLIDIGLLTEPVDIEKYDYIRLPQKDIWGVLMRKDHPLANKKFIEPQDLKNESILCSQRDLVVKELEHWFGDVFHTIQIISTYNLVYNASLLVESGMGLAICFEKLINISETTNITFKRLSPRLESGTVIVWKKHQIFSLATTRFLEMLKNHFHDGKTL is encoded by the coding sequence ATGGAATTAAGGGTATTAAGATATTTTTTAGCTGTGGTATATGAAGAAAATATCAGTCGAGCAGCTGAAACATTGCATATCACACAACCTACGTTATCACGTCAATTAATGCAGTTAGAAGATGAACTGGGTACCCAGTTATTTGTACGTGGCAAAAGTAAAATTTCTTTAACAAATGAAGGTATGTTATTGAAACGAAGAGCACAGGAAATTATTGATTTGACTGATAAAACAGAACAGGAATTCCTACAGCCAAGTGAACGAATTGCAGGAATTATAGATATTGGAGGTGGCGAAACATACACAATGCGTTATATGGCAGAGTGTATGAAAGCATTTCATGAAATGTATCCGCAAGTCAGTTATCATCTTTTTAGTGGCAATGCTGATGATGTGAAAGAGAAACTTGACAATGGTTTAATTGATATTGGTTTATTAACTGAACCTGTTGATATTGAAAAATATGATTATATTCGTTTGCCTCAAAAAGATATCTGGGGTGTCTTAATGCGAAAAGATCATCCTTTAGCCAATAAGAAATTTATTGAACCACAAGATTTGAAAAATGAATCCATTCTTTGTTCACAACGTGATTTAGTTGTAAAAGAATTGGAACATTGGTTTGGTGATGTTTTTCATACCATCCAGATTATTTCAACATATAATCTGGTTTATAATGCATCATTATTGGTTGAATCTGGAATGGGACTAGCGATTTGTTTTGAAAAACTTATCAATATTAGTGAGACAACGAATATTACCTTTAAAAGATTATCACCTCGTTTAGAAAGCGGAACAGTGATTGTATGGAAAAAACATCAGATATTTTCTTTGGCTACAACACGTTTTTTAGAGATGTTAAAGAATCATTTTCATGATGGAAAGACTCTATGA
- a CDS encoding amidohydrolase family protein, translating into MKYAYVNGIVLNGHEDMKPQKNLVILTKDDKIIDIVEKTFDMTEYEIVNLEGAYIMPGLINMHVHLPASGKPKKKQSDVKKLVKLVTSHALLRKVSQKLCENYAKMELLSGVTTLRTVGGILDYDTRIRDRILSGEAIGPRIVAGNMAISVEGGHMAGSLAYIAKSADEARDYVRQIAKDHPDIIKLMITGGVLDAKVKGEPGELKMPGEYVKAACDEAHRLGLKVAAHVESPEGVRVALENGVDTIEHGAKPDDTILELFQKRQACLITTLSPAIPYALFEREVSHASEMEQYNGKIVFDGIVACAKACLKNHIPVGLGTDTGCPFITHYDMWREIHYFHKYCGVSNTFALYTATLLNAKLAGLGDITGSIDVGKCADFIVTKDNPLDDLQALRHIEMVVARGQMIKNPKVKKLKDVESQLDQFV; encoded by the coding sequence ATGAAATATGCATATGTTAATGGTATTGTTTTAAATGGTCATGAGGATATGAAACCACAGAAGAATCTCGTGATTTTAACAAAAGATGATAAAATCATAGATATTGTTGAAAAGACTTTTGATATGACTGAATATGAAATTGTAAATCTTGAAGGGGCTTATATTATGCCTGGATTGATTAATATGCATGTCCATTTACCAGCGAGTGGAAAGCCTAAAAAAAAGCAAAGTGATGTCAAAAAACTCGTAAAACTTGTAACAAGTCATGCTTTGTTAAGAAAGGTTTCTCAAAAATTATGTGAAAATTATGCCAAAATGGAATTATTGAGTGGGGTAACAACTCTAAGGACAGTAGGGGGAATTCTTGATTATGATACTCGTATTCGTGACCGCATTCTTTCTGGCGAAGCCATTGGTCCACGCATTGTTGCTGGAAATATGGCTATATCAGTTGAAGGTGGGCATATGGCCGGTTCATTAGCATATATTGCTAAAAGTGCAGATGAAGCAAGAGATTATGTCAGACAAATAGCAAAAGATCATCCTGATATTATTAAGCTGATGATTACAGGTGGAGTTTTAGATGCAAAAGTGAAGGGTGAACCAGGTGAATTGAAGATGCCTGGGGAGTATGTCAAAGCAGCTTGTGATGAGGCACATCGCCTTGGGTTGAAAGTTGCTGCTCATGTTGAAAGCCCAGAAGGTGTAAGAGTTGCATTAGAAAATGGGGTAGATACCATAGAACATGGGGCTAAACCAGATGATACAATTCTTGAATTATTTCAAAAACGTCAAGCCTGTTTAATTACAACACTCTCACCAGCAATCCCATATGCATTATTTGAGCGTGAAGTGAGTCATGCGAGTGAAATGGAACAATACAATGGAAAGATTGTATTTGATGGGATTGTTGCATGTGCAAAAGCATGTTTAAAAAATCATATTCCAGTAGGATTAGGTACTGATACAGGATGTCCGTTTATCACACATTATGATATGTGGCGTGAAATTCATTATTTTCATAAGTATTGTGGTGTCAGCAATACGTTTGCTTTATATACAGCAACTTTATTAAATGCAAAATTAGCAGGCTTAGGAGATATCACAGGATCAATTGATGTTGGAAAATGTGCTGATTTTATTGTTACAAAAGACAATCCGCTTGATGATTTACAAGCATTGCGTCATATTGAAATGGTTGTGGCACGTGGTCAAATGATTAAAAATCCAAAAGTAAAGAAATTAAAAGATGTAGAAAGTCAATTAGATCAATTTGTTTAA
- a CDS encoding GNAT family N-acetyltransferase, which produces MEIKDGSQYLEDVKILIIDYINTLQRDLSFQNLDAELADLKTKYTPPYGKVLVAVVDEKVVGCVAYHRHNNKRCEMKRLYVLPAYRGLRIGQKLVEEIMEIAKQDGYTEMVLDTIEPLYCAISLYKKCGFKERKAYYDNPMKDVIYMQCCLS; this is translated from the coding sequence ATGGAAATAAAAGATGGAAGTCAATATCTAGAGGACGTTAAGATTTTGATTATCGATTATATAAATACACTACAGCGAGATTTAAGTTTTCAAAATCTGGATGCTGAGTTAGCGGACTTAAAAACGAAATATACACCCCCTTATGGAAAAGTATTGGTTGCAGTGGTAGATGAAAAGGTTGTTGGTTGTGTTGCTTATCATAGACATAATAATAAACGGTGTGAAATGAAAAGATTATATGTATTGCCAGCATATCGAGGATTAAGAATTGGTCAGAAGCTGGTTGAAGAAATTATGGAAATAGCTAAGCAGGATGGCTACACAGAAATGGTATTGGATACAATTGAACCACTTTATTGTGCCATTTCACTTTATAAAAAATGTGGCTTTAAAGAAAGAAAAGCATATTATGATAATCCTATGAAAGATGTCATTTATATGCAATGTTGTTTATCATAA